In Oncorhynchus gorbuscha isolate QuinsamMale2020 ecotype Even-year linkage group LG02, OgorEven_v1.0, whole genome shotgun sequence, a single genomic region encodes these proteins:
- the LOC124002217 gene encoding protein unc-45 homolog A-like yields the protein MSVNGKEKDPGALKEEGNTLFNAGDMQGALCFYTKALKLSHSQAESAVLHRNRSACYLKLEDYTKAEADASKALDTDPGDVKARFRRAQALQKLGRLNEAFLDAQRCAQMEPTNNTFKEMLRLLGAQSQKKSVQMSSTDARVQQMFSLLLDPSAQPLDRQKAAQNLVVLSREEAGAEQIFRNDGVKLIQSLLGSNQEEVVLSALRTLVGLCTGHQSRTMAIVNELGMEQLCGVMGSGASAVSLAACHLLQVMFEALTGGMNREIRGKDEAILPEPSRELRSMLRHLVEMMPASSVSGPGRDSAINLLVKQVPRKSQRNPDNSLTLWVIDQGLKKILEVAGTVPEMSEGPPLTDNSHMSCSVLLSKLYDDLKSDAERENFNKLCEEYVQHHFGRPGLESKLRAIQTVSVLLQGPSDVGNRTLEMSGMMDAVISLCASEVVCHQQVAVEALIHAAGKAKRASFITANGVALLKDLYKKSENDQIRVRALVGLCKLGSAGGTDFSMKQFAEGSTLKLAKQCRKWLCNESLPPTSRRWAIEGLAYLTFDADVKEDLVEDRNALQAMFQLAKSEDKTVLFAVGSTLVNCTNSYDVDKPDPQMVELAKYAKQHVPEEHPKDAHSFVEKRLMKLLEAGVVSALVCMGKQESPALTETCRECIARVFLALVERQEDRGTVVAQGGGKALLPLVSESTDVGKTKAAQALAKITITSNPEIAFPGERIYEVVRPLVSLLTLDCTLLQNFESLMALTNLAGISERLRQKIIKEKAVPKVEGYMFEEHELVRAAATECMCNLVLSTEVQQLYVATGNDRLKLLVLYSGEEDERLRKAAAGTLAMLTAEQPELCARIPGTTSHWLEILQALLLSDSLELRHRGVVVMLNLMQAEKSLAETLMESEALEILSVLAKSTEQSSISRAAQHCLDKAIEYGIIKKPEEGGEGNEP from the exons ATGAGTGTAAACGGGAAGGAAAAG GACCCTGGTGCCCTGAAGGAAGAGGGGAATACCCTGTTCAATGCAGGAGACATGCAGGGAGCTCTGTGCTTTTACACCAAGGCTCTCAAATTGAGCCACAGCCAGGCGGAGAGTGCAGTCCTGCACCGCAACCGCTCTGCCTGCTACCTCAAGCTAGAGGACTACACCAAGGCAGAGGCTGATGCCTCCAAAG ctcttgaTACTGACCCTGGTGATGTGAAAGCCAGGTTCCGGCGGGCACAGGCCCTGCAGAAGCTGGGTCGTCTGAACGAAGCGTTTCTGGACGCTCAGAGGTGTGCACAGATGGAGCCCACAAACAACACATTCAAGGAGATGCTCAGACTGCTGGGAGCACAGAGCCAGAAAAAG TCAGTTCAGATGTCCTCCACAGATGCTCGCGTTCAGCAGATGTTCTCTCTCCTGCTGGACCCCTCAGCACAGCCCTTGGACAGACAGAAG GCTGCTCAGAACCTGGTGGTGCTGTCTCGTGAGGAGGCGGGAGCCGAGCAGATCTTCCGTAACGACGGGGTGAAGCTGATCCAAAGTCTGCTGGGCTCCAATCAGGAGGAGGTGGTCCTGTCTGCTCTCAGGACCCTGGTTGGCCTGTGTACTGGCCATCAGTCCAGA ACCATGGCCATAGTGAACGAGCTGGGCATGGAGCAGCTGTGTGGGGTAATGGGCTCTGGAGCGTCTGCTGTGTCCCTGGCTGCCTGTCACCTGCTGCAGGTGATGTTCGAGGCCCTGACAGGGGGCATGAACAGGGAGATCAGAGGGAAGGACGAGGCCATACTGCCTG AGCCGTCTCGCGAGCTGCGCTCCATGCTGCGCCACCTGGTGGAGATGATGCCAGCGAGCAGTGTGTCCGGGCCGGGCCGAGACAGCGCCATCAACCTCCTGGTCAAACAGGTGCCCCGCAAGTCCCAGAGGAACCCAGACAACTCTCTCACACTGTGGGTCATAGACCAGG GGCTAAAGAAGATCCTAGAGGTAGCAGGAACGGTCCCTGAGATGTCTGAGGGACCTCCTCTCACAGACAACTCCCACATGAGCTGCTCTGTGCTCCTCAGCAAACTCTATGATGACCTGAAGAGTGATGCCGAGAGGGAGAACTTCAATAAACTCTGCGAGGAATatgtcca GCATCACTTTGGCCGCCCCGGCCTGGAGAGTAAGCTGCGCGCCATTCAGACGGTGTCTGTGCTTCTGCAAGGACCCAGCGACGTGGGCAACAGGACCCTGGAGATGTCGGGTATGATGGATGCGGTCATCTCTCTGTGTGCCTCGGAGGTTGTGTGTCACCAGCAGGTGGCGGTGGAGGCTCTGATCCACGCTGCAGGCAAGGCCAAGAGGGCCTCGTTCATCACAGCCAATGGCGTGGCACTGCTCAAGGACCTCTACAAGAAGAGTGAGAACGACCAGATACGTGTTCGAGCGCTAGTG GGTTTGTGTAAGCTGGGCTCAGCTGGGGGGACAGATTTCAGCATGAAGCAGTTTGCTGAGGGATCCACACTGAAACTGGCCAAACAGTGCAGGAA GTGGCTGTGTAACGAGTCTCTCCCCCCAACGTCTCGGCGGTGGGCCATTGAGGGCCTGGCCTACCTCACCTTCGACGCTGACGTAAAGGAGGACCTAGTTGAGGACAGGAATGCCCTGCAGgcaatgtttcagctagctaAG TCAGAGGATAAGACTGTACTGTTTGCAGTGGGCTCTACTCTGGTGAACTGTACTAACAGCTATGATGTGGACAAGCCTGACCCTCAGATGGTGGAGCTGGCCAAGTATGCTAAACAGCACGTACCAGAGGAACATCCCAAG GACGCTCACTCGTTTGTGGAGAAGAGGTTGATGAAGCTGCTGGAGGCAGGTGTGGTGTCTGCTCTGGTGTGCATGGGGAAACAGGAGAGTCCCGCCCTTACTGAGACCTGCAGGGAGTGCATCGCCAG GGTGTTCTTGGCTCTGGTGGAGAGGCAGGAGGACAGGGGCACAGTGGTGGCACAGGGTGGAGGAAAG GCCCTTCTCCCTCTGGTGTCTGAGAGTACTGATGTCGGGAAGACCAAGGCAGCACAGGCCCTTGCCAAGATCACCATCACATCCAACCCAGAGATAGCCTTCcctggggagaga atctatGAGGTGGTGCGTCCCCTGGTCAGTCTTCTCACCCTGGACTGCACCCTGCTGCAGAACTTCGAGTCTCTCATGGCCCTCACCAACCTGGCTGGTATCAGCGAGCGGCTCAGacagaagataatcaaggagaaAGCTGTACCCAAGGTAGAGGGTTACATGTTTGAGGAGCACGAGCTGGTCCGCGCTGCAGCCACAGAGTGCATGTGTAACCTGGTCCTGAGCACTGAGGTGCAGCAGCTCTACGTGGCCACGGGGAATGACCGTCTGAAGCTGCTGGTGCTCTACAgtggagaggaagatgagaggctGAGGAAAGCTGCAGCTGGAACCCTGGCCATGCTGACTgcagagcagcctgagctgtgtGCCCGCATCCCTGGAACG ACCAGTCACTGGCTAGAGATCCTTCAGGCCCTGTTGCTTAGTGACAGCTTGGAGCTGCGTCACCGTGGAGTGGTGGTCATGCTGAATCTAATGCAGGCGGAGAAGAGCCTGGCCGAGACGCTGATGGAGAGCGAGGCGCTGGAGATCCTCTCCGTCCTGGCTAAATCCACAGAGCAGAGCTCCATCTCCAGAGCAGCACAGCACTGCCTGGATAAAGCCATTGAGTACGGCATCATCAAGAAgccagaggaagggggagaaggaaaTGAGCCCTGA